A genomic stretch from Meriones unguiculatus strain TT.TT164.6M chromosome 15, Bangor_MerUng_6.1, whole genome shotgun sequence includes:
- the Mars2 gene encoding methionine--tRNA ligase, mitochondrial gives MLRQCALRVLRGPRAGHGCCRYSSCSPSASGDAREARAYFTTPIFYVNAAPHIGHLYSALLADALCRHRRLRVPGSASTRFSTGTDEHGLKIQQAAATAGLAPGELCDRVSAQFQQLFREAGISSTDFIRTTEARHRVAVQHFWGLLEARGLLYKGIYEGWYCASDECFLPEAKVTRQVGPSGDPCPVSLESGHPVSWTKEENYIFRLSQFREPLQQWLRNNPQAITPEPFHRAVLQWLEEELPDLSVSRRSSHLHWGIPVPGDDSQTIYVWLDALVNYLTVAGYPDAEFKSWWPATSHIIGKDILKFHAIYWPALLLGAGLRPPHRICVHSHWTVSGQKMSKSLGNVVDPRTCLDRYTVDGFRYFLLRQGVPNWDCDYYDEKVIKLLDSELADAIGGLLNRCTVHRINPSGIYPTFCAACFPREPGGTGPSVRVQAEDYELVNAVATLPKQVAGYYDAFQIYKALEAVSSCVRQTNSFVQRHSPWKLTWESPADAPWLGTVLHVALECLRVFGTLLQPVTPNLSDKLLSRLGVSATERGLGELDFLPRFYGRPSPFEGRRLGPDTGLLFPRLDQSRTWLGKADRT, from the coding sequence ATGCTGCGGCAGTGCGCTCTGCGGGTGCTGAGGGGCCCCCGCGCGGGGCACGGCTGTTGCCGCTACAGCTCGTGCTCGCCGAGCGCCAGCGGCGACGCTCGAGAAGCGCGGGCCTACTTCACGACCCCCATTTTCTACGTGAACGCCGCGCCGCACATCGGGCACCTGTACTCGGCGCTGCTGGCCGACGCCCTGTGCCGCCACCGTCGTCTCCGCGTCCCCGGCTCCGCGTCCACGCGGTTTTCCACCGGCACGGACGAGCACGGCCTGAAGATCCAGCAGGCGGCGGCCACCGCGGGCCTGGCCCCAGGCGAGCTGTGCGACCGAGTGTCTGCCCAGTTCCAGCAGCTTTTCCGGGAGGCTGGCATCTCCTCCACCGACTTCATCCGCACCACGGAGGCTCGGCACAGAGTGGCGGTGCAGCACTTCTGGGGGTTGCTGGAGGCCCGGGGTCTGCTTTACAAAGGGATCTATGAAGGGTGGTATTGCGCCTCCGACGAGTGCTTCCTGCCCGAGGCCAAGGTTACTCGGCAGGTGGGTCCGTCCGGGGATCCATGTCCTGTGTCTCTCGAGAGCGGACACCCTGTCTCCTGGACCAAGgaagaaaattacattttcagGCTTTCCCAGTTTCGAGAACCTCTCCAGCAGTGGCTTCGAAACAACCCGCAGGCGATCACCCCGGAGCCGTTCCACCGGGCAGTCCTTCAgtggctggaggaggagctgccGGATTTGTCGGTTTCTCGGAGGAGTAGCCACCTGCACTGGGGCATTCCGGTTCCCGGGGACGACTCGCAGACTATCTACGTGTGGCTGGATGCCCTGGTCAACTACCTCACTGTAGCTGGCTACCCAGATGCAGAGTTCAAGTCTTGGTGGCCCGCCACATCACATATCATAGGTAAGGACATTCTCAAATTTCATGCTATTTACTGGCCTGCCCTTCTCCTAGGGGCCGGATTGAGGCCACCCCATCGCATCTGTGTACATTCGCACTGGACGGTGAGTGGCCAAAAGATGTCCAAGAGCTTGGGCAACGTGGTGGATCCCAGGACTTGCCTTGATCGGTATACTGTGGATGGCTTCCGCTACTTCCTCCTTCGGCAGGGTGTTCCCAACTGGGACTGCGACTATTATGATGAAAAGGTGATTAAACTGCTGGACTCCGAGCTGGCAGATGCCATAGGAGGGCTTTTAAACCGGTGCACCGTGCACAGAATAAACCCTTCTGGGATCTACCCGACTTTCTGTGCTGCCTGTTTCCCCAGGGAGCCAGGGGGCACGGGCCCGTCAGTTCGTGTGCAGGCAGAAGACTATGAACTCGTAAATGCAGTGGCCACTTTGCCCAAGCAGGTAGCGGGCTATTATGATGCCTTTCAGATCTATAAGGCTCTGGAGGCGGTATCCAGCTGTGTTCGTCAAACTAATAGTTTCGTCCAAAGGCACTCACCGTGGAAATTGACCTGGGAGAGCCCTGCTGATGCTCCCTGGCTGGGTACCGTGCTTCATGTGGCCCTGGAGTGTTTGCGAGTGTTTGGAACTTTGCTTCAGCCTGTTACTCCCAACTTATCGGATAAGCTGCTTTCAAGACTTGGGGTCTCTGCCACTGAGAGAGGCCTTGGGGAGCTCGACTTCCTACCTCGATTCTATGGACGCCCAAGCCCTTTTGAAGGGAGAAGGTTGGGACCCGACACTGGGCTTTTGTTTCCCAGACTGGACCAGTCCAGGACTTGGCTAGGGAAAGCCGACAGAACCTAG